A genomic window from Exiguobacterium acetylicum DSM 20416 includes:
- a CDS encoding aldehyde dehydrogenase family protein, whose product MAQQNEATLHTDFTKIYIDGQWRTGASDSNMTNTNPFTGEELFTISAANQQDLDDAYEAAQVAQKDWAKVPALKRQGLIENFLKVLYEEKETIIEWLIKESGSTRIKAEGEFLASVLIVKEAATFPLRMHGEIRPSVVPGKENRIYRKALGVIGVISPWNFPFHLAVRSIATAIAIGNAVVVKPATDTPVSGGLIFASLFEKAGLPKGVLNVIVGRGSEIGDAIVEHPVPRLISFTGSTEVGRHIGELAGKHLKKTALELGGNNVFVVLDDADLDRAVESAVYSKFYHQGQICMSTNRILVASSIHDEFVEKYVARVKELQYGDPSHERTRVGPLINQSQVERILEDLEKTKAAGATVRVGGEAKDNVIAPTVVTGVTNDMPLAKNEIFGPVAVIIPFDTDEEALEIANSLPYGLSGAVHGSSIERATAFALEVETGMIHINDQSVNDEPHMPFGGEKDSGLGRFNGEWVLEEFSTVQWLSVMHDRRQYKPFFE is encoded by the coding sequence ATGGCTCAACAAAACGAAGCTACATTGCATACAGATTTCACGAAAATTTATATTGACGGTCAGTGGCGCACAGGCGCAAGTGACAGCAACATGACGAACACGAATCCTTTCACGGGTGAAGAGCTCTTCACGATCTCTGCCGCGAACCAACAAGATTTAGATGACGCATATGAAGCGGCTCAAGTCGCTCAAAAAGACTGGGCGAAAGTTCCTGCCTTAAAACGCCAAGGCTTGATCGAAAACTTCTTGAAAGTCTTGTACGAGGAGAAAGAAACGATCATCGAATGGTTGATTAAAGAGTCCGGAAGTACACGTATTAAAGCGGAAGGCGAATTCCTTGCTTCTGTCTTGATCGTCAAGGAAGCTGCGACATTCCCACTTCGGATGCACGGTGAAATTCGTCCATCGGTCGTACCAGGTAAAGAAAACCGGATCTACCGTAAAGCACTTGGCGTCATCGGTGTCATCAGTCCATGGAACTTCCCGTTCCACTTAGCTGTGCGGTCGATCGCTACTGCTATTGCCATCGGGAACGCAGTCGTTGTTAAACCAGCTACGGACACACCTGTTTCAGGCGGATTGATTTTTGCTAGTCTGTTTGAAAAAGCTGGATTGCCAAAAGGTGTCTTGAATGTCATCGTCGGTCGCGGTTCAGAAATCGGTGATGCTATCGTCGAACATCCTGTACCACGTTTAATTTCATTCACAGGATCAACTGAAGTAGGTCGTCATATCGGTGAACTTGCTGGTAAACATCTAAAGAAAACAGCGCTTGAACTTGGCGGAAACAACGTCTTCGTCGTACTTGATGATGCTGATCTCGATCGCGCGGTCGAATCTGCTGTCTACAGCAAGTTCTATCACCAAGGTCAAATTTGTATGTCGACGAACCGAATTCTCGTCGCTTCTTCGATTCATGATGAATTCGTCGAGAAATACGTTGCTCGTGTAAAAGAGCTACAATACGGTGATCCATCACATGAGCGGACACGAGTCGGACCGCTCATCAACCAATCACAAGTTGAACGAATTCTTGAAGATCTCGAGAAAACAAAAGCTGCGGGTGCAACCGTTCGTGTCGGCGGCGAAGCAAAAGATAACGTCATCGCACCTACTGTCGTGACTGGTGTTACGAATGATATGCCACTCGCTAAAAATGAAATCTTCGGACCGGTTGCTGTCATCATCCCGTTCGATACGGATGAAGAGGCACTCGAAATCGCGAACTCACTTCCATACGGATTGAGTGGCGCTGTCCATGGTTCTTCTATTGAACGCGCGACTGCCTTTGCGCTTGAAGTCGAGACAGGTATGATTCACATCAACGATCAATCGGTCAACGATGAGCCACATATGCCATTTGGTGGTGAAAAAGATTCAGGACTCGGTCGCTTCAACGGTGAGTGGGTACTTGAAGAATTCTCGACTGTCCAATGGTTGTCTGTCATGCACGATCGTCGTCAATACAAACCATTCTTCGAGTAA